Proteins from a single region of Anaerotignum faecicola:
- a CDS encoding type III pantothenate kinase, giving the protein MLLVIDVGNTNTVFGLFEGDEIIKTWRMSTEQTKTSDEIGIVIRSFFENEEKDFRQIGGVIIGSVVPNMMYSLTHSVRKYLNTEPMIVTADLKLDLEIVRDNPKTAGVDRVIDLVAAKEIYGMPSIVIDYGTANTFDVVNEKGQFITGFITAGVKICAAALNRKSAQLPEVELVAPESFVAKDTVKSLQVGVVAGRIGETVEIIKTLKESLNIPHAKVIATGGLAQIIDPKNEIFDVYDPMLTLKGLKIIYDKNK; this is encoded by the coding sequence ATGCTGCTGGTCATTGACGTTGGGAATACGAACACCGTTTTCGGCCTTTTTGAGGGCGACGAAATTATTAAAACGTGGCGCATGAGTACGGAGCAGACGAAAACCTCCGATGAAATAGGGATAGTAATACGCTCGTTTTTTGAAAATGAAGAAAAGGATTTCCGCCAAATCGGCGGGGTTATAATAGGCTCTGTTGTGCCGAACATGATGTATTCCCTTACCCACAGCGTAAGGAAATATCTTAATACGGAGCCGATGATTGTAACGGCCGATTTGAAGCTGGATCTTGAAATAGTAAGGGACAACCCCAAAACGGCCGGCGTCGACAGGGTTATAGACCTTGTGGCGGCAAAAGAAATTTACGGCATGCCTTCAATCGTTATAGATTACGGCACGGCGAACACATTTGACGTTGTTAACGAAAAAGGCCAGTTTATAACGGGCTTTATAACCGCCGGAGTAAAAATATGCGCCGCCGCCCTAAACAGGAAAAGCGCGCAGCTTCCGGAAGTGGAGCTTGTAGCCCCGGAAAGCTTCGTAGCCAAAGACACGGTAAAAAGCCTTCAGGTAGGCGTTGTTGCGGGAAGAATAGGCGAAACGGTTGAAATTATTAAAACATTAAAGGAAAGCCTTAATATACCGCATGCCAAAGTTATAGCTACAGGCGGGCTTGCCCAGATTATAGATCCGAAAAACGAGATATTCGACGTTTACGATCCTATGCTGACCCTTAAAGGGCTTAAAATAATATACGATAAGAATAAATAA
- a CDS encoding type III pantothenate kinase, translating into MVLLIDVGNTEIRIGVRDDDGLIGSWRMTTDSLKTSDELGGTILRFLKFDNIDPKGIRGVIICSVVPNIMYSLTRGINKYFSTEPIIVTNDFDSGICLNMANPKELGADRLAKLAAGFEIYGGPVMVIDYGTATTFDVVDEKGVFVTGITAPGVNICAEALFTNTAQLPKIEIKRPGSIYCRDIVSCIQSGIYYGHVGEARYIIENVKKELNMPDMKVVATGGMAREIGNGNGIFDVLDPFLSFKGLFILYKRNIDNIRRREYAAGH; encoded by the coding sequence ATGGTTTTATTAATTGACGTTGGCAACACCGAAATAAGGATCGGCGTGCGCGATGACGACGGGCTTATAGGGAGCTGGAGAATGACTACCGACAGCCTTAAAACATCCGACGAACTCGGCGGAACAATATTGAGGTTCCTTAAATTTGACAATATTGACCCTAAGGGAATAAGAGGGGTTATAATTTGTTCTGTTGTGCCTAACATTATGTATTCCCTTACAAGAGGCATAAACAAATATTTTTCGACGGAACCTATTATAGTTACAAATGATTTCGACAGCGGCATCTGTCTTAACATGGCAAATCCCAAGGAACTGGGAGCCGACAGGCTCGCAAAGCTTGCCGCCGGGTTTGAAATATACGGCGGGCCGGTTATGGTAATAGATTACGGAACGGCCACGACCTTTGACGTCGTCGATGAAAAAGGCGTTTTTGTAACGGGGATTACGGCTCCCGGAGTTAATATATGCGCCGAGGCCCTTTTTACAAATACCGCCCAGCTTCCGAAAATTGAGATCAAAAGGCCGGGGAGCATATATTGCCGCGATATTGTAAGCTGTATACAGTCCGGGATATACTACGGCCATGTGGGTGAAGCCCGTTACATAATCGAAAATGTCAAAAAGGAACTTAATATGCCGGATATGAAGGTTGTGGCCACAGGCGGCATGGCGCGGGAAATAGGCAACGGCAACGGTATATTTGACGTTCTTGACCCGTTTTTGTCTTTTAAAGGCCTTTTTATACTTTATAAAAGGAACATTGATAATATAAGGAGGCGCGAGTATGCTGCTGGTCATTGA
- the dusB gene encoding tRNA dihydrouridine synthase DusB, protein MKIGSLELKNNVFLAPMAGVTDMPFRVICSEMGCGLVYSEMVSAKGLMYGSKNTEKLLSVDKRERPIAVQLFGSSPEILGKMAKSLEDAPIDIIDVNMGCPAPKIVKNGEGSALMKTPALVGEIVRSVVESQKKPVTVKFRKGFDDGSINAVEIAEIAEANGASAVAVHGRTREQYYSGKADWDIIKEVKKSVSIPVIGNGDVFSPQDAENLFDYTGCDAVMIGRGAQGNPWIFRRITKYLETGEILPPPDAGERMEVALRHLKMLVDFKGEYIGVREMRRHLSDYTKGMAGAAQMRGKINSASTLAEMEEYIKSIFSL, encoded by the coding sequence ATGAAAATAGGCAGTTTAGAGCTTAAAAACAATGTGTTCCTTGCGCCTATGGCAGGGGTTACGGATATGCCTTTCAGGGTTATATGCAGCGAAATGGGATGCGGCCTTGTTTACAGCGAAATGGTCAGCGCAAAAGGGCTTATGTACGGCAGCAAGAATACGGAAAAGCTTTTGAGCGTGGATAAAAGGGAAAGGCCGATTGCAGTCCAGCTTTTCGGCAGTTCCCCTGAAATACTGGGGAAAATGGCAAAAAGCCTTGAGGACGCGCCTATTGACATTATAGACGTCAATATGGGATGCCCCGCGCCGAAAATCGTAAAAAACGGCGAAGGCAGCGCGCTGATGAAAACGCCCGCGCTTGTAGGGGAAATAGTGCGTTCCGTTGTTGAAAGCCAGAAAAAGCCCGTTACCGTAAAATTCAGAAAGGGTTTTGACGACGGCAGTATTAACGCCGTTGAAATTGCCGAAATTGCGGAGGCCAACGGAGCATCGGCGGTAGCCGTACACGGACGCACAAGGGAACAGTATTACAGCGGCAAAGCCGATTGGGATATTATAAAGGAAGTTAAAAAATCGGTTTCCATACCCGTTATAGGAAACGGCGACGTTTTTTCCCCTCAGGACGCCGAAAACCTTTTTGACTATACGGGATGCGACGCCGTAATGATCGGGCGCGGCGCACAGGGAAACCCGTGGATATTCAGGCGGATAACAAAATATCTTGAAACGGGCGAGATCCTTCCGCCTCCCGACGCCGGCGAGAGAATGGAGGTTGCCCTGCGCCATTTAAAAATGCTTGTGGATTTTAAGGGCGAATATATCGGCGTAAGGGAAATGCGCCGCCATCTTTCGGACTATACTAAGGGGATGGCGGGCGCAGCTCAAATGCGAGGGAAAATAAATTCAGCCTCAACGCTTGCCGAAATGGAAGAATATATAAAAAGCATATTTTCTTTATAG
- a CDS encoding copper amine oxidase N-terminal domain-containing protein, with protein sequence MKKKLALLLSAVMVIGSLPMTAFAASTNTINRIVTGTTDSLYRITPDTSKGESQAPVLNFAEKDLDRLPSSTTRVTFKATLENTEWNIYGTDDKEVPTGKEVALPAGYGTDAVVTVLSDTQAIFTLPVVSNEVNLPLEVELTDEGDGKVTIDPLDSVLTAGTYRFANIVGGNTSTTVADTVNIVEGGTAIKTITITEAAAGSLEATRENSPLKIKLTSGFEFKKNTPVVAIYDEADFKASANLPSGTAAVDGASMVNYKYSDDGQELYLYFDFQNAKGTTKAATFSISGLEVKYDDDDVNIDDVCEITVSGANTDKQSVEIGKATTYGVSWEAENKTLPILYSGRADEDVDTLEVTLKEVIGDSWLVGRKTTITFPEGVKVMDVDVNKTENFSTKPDFNIEDNVITIENGVLELDGNSTNKHKKGKIEMSYTLSVAPDFTGDIVATLGGAGVEDDMEVKVATAVAPVTVEAETNAVSIDYRNVAVSDILIKEAYAGALEKDKTLQLELDKIAFDKEPKVEVVEGDLKIDDVEKDGNAIQIKIKNASSKTASTIKLSDVNLYLERDLPAGKYPLKLTAYQTFDKDGATDPNMDYGSGIDGTEANKRHTGDDAETTDAYFQTSITKGDKDKGTIYFDKRSVTVLDDYVEVVTAGRDQDDSTFTTKIVIQVGANTMTAGKETINLDVPAYIKDGYTMMPVRAVTEALSNVAIVKWDDPSHTVTITFGSRIVKMTVGSDVMQINGVDINMSTPCEITDSRAFIPLRDLGYALGLNDSKINWDDATKTATLN encoded by the coding sequence ATGAAAAAGAAATTGGCTTTATTGTTGTCAGCAGTAATGGTTATTGGCTCGCTTCCAATGACAGCTTTCGCTGCTTCAACAAATACAATCAACAGGATTGTAACAGGCACAACAGATTCGCTTTACCGTATTACACCTGATACATCTAAAGGTGAATCACAGGCTCCGGTTTTAAATTTTGCAGAGAAAGATCTTGACAGATTGCCATCAAGCACAACTCGCGTAACATTCAAGGCTACGCTTGAAAACACAGAATGGAATATCTATGGCACTGACGACAAGGAAGTTCCTACAGGTAAGGAAGTAGCCCTTCCAGCAGGATACGGCACTGACGCGGTTGTAACTGTATTGTCAGATACACAGGCTATCTTTACACTTCCTGTAGTAAGCAATGAAGTAAACCTTCCGCTTGAAGTTGAACTTACAGACGAAGGCGACGGTAAAGTAACAATCGATCCGCTTGACTCAGTTCTTACAGCAGGAACATACAGGTTCGCTAACATCGTTGGTGGCAACACATCAACAACAGTTGCTGATACAGTAAACATTGTTGAAGGCGGTACGGCAATCAAAACAATCACAATCACAGAAGCTGCTGCAGGTTCATTAGAAGCAACAAGGGAAAACTCACCTCTTAAGATCAAACTTACAAGCGGTTTCGAGTTCAAGAAAAACACGCCTGTAGTTGCTATCTATGACGAAGCTGATTTTAAAGCATCTGCAAACCTTCCTAGCGGCACAGCTGCAGTTGACGGCGCAAGCATGGTTAACTACAAATACAGCGACGACGGACAGGAACTTTACCTCTACTTTGATTTCCAGAATGCTAAAGGCACAACAAAAGCCGCTACATTCTCAATCTCAGGCCTTGAAGTTAAATATGACGACGACGATGTAAATATCGACGACGTTTGCGAAATCACAGTTTCAGGCGCTAATACAGACAAACAGTCAGTAGAAATCGGTAAAGCTACAACATACGGCGTATCATGGGAAGCTGAAAACAAAACTCTTCCAATCCTCTACTCAGGCCGCGCTGACGAAGATGTTGACACATTAGAAGTAACTCTTAAAGAAGTTATCGGCGACAGCTGGTTAGTAGGCAGGAAAACAACTATTACTTTCCCAGAAGGCGTTAAAGTAATGGACGTTGACGTTAACAAAACAGAAAACTTCTCAACAAAACCTGATTTCAACATTGAGGACAACGTAATCACAATCGAAAACGGCGTTCTTGAATTAGACGGCAACTCAACAAACAAACACAAAAAAGGCAAAATCGAAATGAGCTACACATTATCAGTTGCTCCTGACTTTACAGGCGACATCGTAGCTACACTCGGCGGCGCTGGCGTTGAAGACGATATGGAAGTTAAAGTTGCTACAGCAGTTGCTCCTGTAACAGTAGAAGCTGAAACAAACGCAGTATCTATCGACTATAGGAACGTAGCAGTAAGCGACATCCTTATCAAAGAAGCATATGCCGGAGCTCTTGAAAAAGACAAAACACTCCAGCTTGAATTAGACAAGATTGCTTTCGATAAAGAACCTAAAGTAGAAGTTGTTGAAGGCGACCTTAAGATCGATGATGTTGAAAAAGACGGAAACGCTATTCAGATCAAGATCAAAAATGCTTCAAGCAAAACAGCATCAACAATCAAACTTTCAGATGTTAACCTTTACCTTGAAAGGGATCTCCCAGCAGGTAAATACCCACTTAAATTAACAGCTTACCAGACATTCGATAAAGACGGCGCAACAGATCCAAATATGGATTACGGCTCAGGTATCGACGGTACAGAAGCTAACAAGAGACATACAGGCGATGATGCAGAAACAACAGACGCATACTTCCAGACATCAATCACAAAAGGTGACAAAGACAAAGGCACAATCTACTTCGACAAGAGAAGCGTAACAGTTCTTGACGACTATGTAGAAGTTGTAACAGCAGGACGTGACCAGGACGACTCAACATTCACAACAAAGATCGTTATCCAGGTTGGCGCTAACACAATGACAGCTGGTAAAGAAACAATCAATCTTGATGTACCTGCTTACATCAAAGACGGTTACACAATGATGCCAGTTCGTGCCGTAACAGAAGCTTTATCAAACGTAGCAATCGTTAAATGGGATGACCCAAGCCACACAGTAACAATCACATTCGGTTCAAGGATCGTTAAGATGACTGTTGGTTCAGATGTAATGCAGATCAACGGCGTTGATATCAACATGTCAACACCATGCGAAATCACTGACAGCAGGGCATTCATTCCATTAAGGGATCTTGGTTATGCTCTCGGCTTAAACGACAGCAAGATCAACTGGGATGACGCTACAAAGACAGCTACATTAAACTAA